In Taeniopygia guttata chromosome Z, bTaeGut7.mat, whole genome shotgun sequence, one genomic interval encodes:
- the SMIM15 gene encoding small integral membrane protein 15, translating to MFDIKAWAEYIVEWAAKDPYGFLTTVILALTPLFVISAALSWKLAKMIEARERELKKKQKRQENIAKAKRTKKD from the coding sequence atgtTCGATATTAAGGCTTGGGCCGAGTACATCGTGGAGTGGGCTGCCAAGGACCCCTATGGCTTTCTGACGACCGTGATCTTGGCTCTCACGCCACTGTTTGTAATTAGTGCGGCGCTGTCATGGAAGCTTGCAAAAATGATTGAGGCCCGGGAACGAGAGctgaagaagaaacagaaacGCCAGGAGAACATTGCAAAGGCCAAACGAACAAAGAAGGATTAA